A genome region from Zootoca vivipara chromosome 11, rZooViv1.1, whole genome shotgun sequence includes the following:
- the LMAN1 gene encoding protein ERGIC-53 isoform X2 → MAAVWLQKGIPTVRFLLAALLCLVGRLLPATDASGQIDAGAAGSAPPHRRFEYKYSFKGPHLVQGDGSVPFWVHTGNAIPSADQIRITPSLKSQRGSVWTKSKSIFEYWEIEVTFRVTGRGRVGADGLAVWFTEEQGLEGPVFGAADNWNGVGIFFDSFDNDAKKNNPAVIVVGNNGKLHYDHQNDGSTQALASCQRDFRNKPYPVRAKVTYYQKTLTLLINNGFTPDKEDYEFCAKVENMVLPSNGYFGISAATGGLADDHDVLSFLTFQLTEPSKDAPPPDAEIPEKDKEKYQEEFQHFQQELDKKKEEFQKEHPDMQGQPTDDLYETVSDRELRQIFEGQNRIHLEIKQLNRQLDMILDEQRRYVSTVTEEISKRGSGGPAQPGQVSQQELDNVVRTQEEVLRQVREMKNSVGETLRLVSGSQHPASAGGIYESTQHFNDIKEHLHVVKRDIEHLVQRNMPSNEKPKCPELPQFPSCLSTTHFFIFVTVQTLLFIGYIMYRTQQEAAAKKFF, encoded by the exons ATGGCGGCGGTGTGGTTGCAGAAGGGGATCCCGACTGTGAGGTTTCTTTTAGCAGCCCTGCTCTGCCTCGTTGGCCGCCTCCTCCCCGCCACAGACGCCTCCGGCCAGATAGACGCCGGAGCTGCCGGCTCCGCGCCGCCTCACCGGCGGTTCGAGTACAAATACAGTTTCAAGGGGCCGCACTTGGTGCAGGGGGACGGGTCTGTGCCTTTCTGGGTGCACACGGGCA ATGCTATACCCAGTGCTGATCAGATAAGAATAACTCCATCGTTAAAAAGTCAGAGGGGATCAGTATGGACAAAAAGCAAGTCTATATTTGAATACTGGGAAATTGAAGTGACCTTCCGAGTGACAGGGAGAGGACGAGTAGGAGCTGATGGACTG GCAGTCTGGTTTACAGAAGAACAAGGCTTAGAAGGTCCTGTTTTCGGAGCAGCAGATAACTGGAATGGAGTTGGCATCttttttgactcatttgacaacgATGCGAAG AAAAACAACCCAGCGGTGATCGTTGTTGGCAACAATGGCAAGCTCCATTATGACCATCAAAA TGATGGTTCCACACAAGCCTTGGCGTCGTGTCAAAGAGACTTTCGTAACAAACCTTACCCTGTTCGAGCAAAGGTCACATACTACCAAAAGACACTGACT ctaTTGATCAACAATGGATTTACTCCAGACAAAGAAGACTATGAGTTTTGTGCCAAAGTGGAAAACATGGTGCTTCCTTCAAATGGATACTTTGGGATCTCTGCAGCAACTGGTGGACTTGCAG ATGACCATGATGTCTTGTCTTTCCTGACTTTCCAGTTGACGGAGCCTAGCAAAGATGCG CCTCCCCCCGATGCAGAAATTCCTGAAAAGGACAAAGAGAAATATCAAGAAGAGTTTCAGCATTTCCAGCAAGAGCTGGACAAAAAGAAGGAGGAATTTCAGAAGGAGCATCCTGACATGCAAGGGCAGCCTA CGGATGATCTCTACGAGACTGTGAGTGATCGTGAGCTTAGGCAAATCTTCGAAGGCCAGAATAGAATTCATCTTGAAATAAAGCAGCTCAACAGGCAGTTGGACATGATTCTGGATGAGCAGAGGAGATACGTCTCTACAGTGACAGAAGAGATTTCCAAAAGAGGAAGTGGTGGCCCAGCACAGCCAGGCCAG GTCTCTCAACAAGAGCTTGATAATGTTGTAAGAACTCAAGAGGAGGTCCTGAGACAAGTCAGAGAAATGAA GAACTCTGTGGGAGAAACACTGAGGCTAGTCAGTGGTAGTCAACATCCTGCCTCTGCTGGTGGAATCTATGAATCAACCCAGCACTTCAACGACATCAAGGAGCATCTCCATGTAGTAAAGAGGGACATCGAACATCTCGTCCAGAGGAACATG CCATCAAATGAAAAACCTAAATGTCCAGAGttgccacagttcccatcatgttTATCAACAACACACTTCTTTATATTTGTAACAGTCCAGACTTTACTGTTCATCGGTTACATCATGTATAG
- the LMAN1 gene encoding protein ERGIC-53 isoform X1: protein MAAVWLQKGIPTVRFLLAALLCLVGRLLPATDASGQIDAGAAGSAPPHRRFEYKYSFKGPHLVQGDGSVPFWVHTGNAIPSADQIRITPSLKSQRGSVWTKSKSIFEYWEIEVTFRVTGRGRVGADGLAVWFTEEQGLEGPVFGAADNWNGVGIFFDSFDNDAKKNNPAVIVVGNNGKLHYDHQNDGSTQALASCQRDFRNKPYPVRAKVTYYQKTLTLLINNGFTPDKEDYEFCAKVENMVLPSNGYFGISAATGGLADDHDVLSFLTFQLTEPSKDAPPPDAEIPEKDKEKYQEEFQHFQQELDKKKEEFQKEHPDMQGQPSEWPADDLYETVSDRELRQIFEGQNRIHLEIKQLNRQLDMILDEQRRYVSTVTEEISKRGSGGPAQPGQVSQQELDNVVRTQEEVLRQVREMKNSVGETLRLVSGSQHPASAGGIYESTQHFNDIKEHLHVVKRDIEHLVQRNMPSNEKPKCPELPQFPSCLSTTHFFIFVTVQTLLFIGYIMYRTQQEAAAKKFF from the exons ATGGCGGCGGTGTGGTTGCAGAAGGGGATCCCGACTGTGAGGTTTCTTTTAGCAGCCCTGCTCTGCCTCGTTGGCCGCCTCCTCCCCGCCACAGACGCCTCCGGCCAGATAGACGCCGGAGCTGCCGGCTCCGCGCCGCCTCACCGGCGGTTCGAGTACAAATACAGTTTCAAGGGGCCGCACTTGGTGCAGGGGGACGGGTCTGTGCCTTTCTGGGTGCACACGGGCA ATGCTATACCCAGTGCTGATCAGATAAGAATAACTCCATCGTTAAAAAGTCAGAGGGGATCAGTATGGACAAAAAGCAAGTCTATATTTGAATACTGGGAAATTGAAGTGACCTTCCGAGTGACAGGGAGAGGACGAGTAGGAGCTGATGGACTG GCAGTCTGGTTTACAGAAGAACAAGGCTTAGAAGGTCCTGTTTTCGGAGCAGCAGATAACTGGAATGGAGTTGGCATCttttttgactcatttgacaacgATGCGAAG AAAAACAACCCAGCGGTGATCGTTGTTGGCAACAATGGCAAGCTCCATTATGACCATCAAAA TGATGGTTCCACACAAGCCTTGGCGTCGTGTCAAAGAGACTTTCGTAACAAACCTTACCCTGTTCGAGCAAAGGTCACATACTACCAAAAGACACTGACT ctaTTGATCAACAATGGATTTACTCCAGACAAAGAAGACTATGAGTTTTGTGCCAAAGTGGAAAACATGGTGCTTCCTTCAAATGGATACTTTGGGATCTCTGCAGCAACTGGTGGACTTGCAG ATGACCATGATGTCTTGTCTTTCCTGACTTTCCAGTTGACGGAGCCTAGCAAAGATGCG CCTCCCCCCGATGCAGAAATTCCTGAAAAGGACAAAGAGAAATATCAAGAAGAGTTTCAGCATTTCCAGCAAGAGCTGGACAAAAAGAAGGAGGAATTTCAGAAGGAGCATCCTGACATGCAAGGGCAGCCTAGTGAGTGGCCAG CGGATGATCTCTACGAGACTGTGAGTGATCGTGAGCTTAGGCAAATCTTCGAAGGCCAGAATAGAATTCATCTTGAAATAAAGCAGCTCAACAGGCAGTTGGACATGATTCTGGATGAGCAGAGGAGATACGTCTCTACAGTGACAGAAGAGATTTCCAAAAGAGGAAGTGGTGGCCCAGCACAGCCAGGCCAG GTCTCTCAACAAGAGCTTGATAATGTTGTAAGAACTCAAGAGGAGGTCCTGAGACAAGTCAGAGAAATGAA GAACTCTGTGGGAGAAACACTGAGGCTAGTCAGTGGTAGTCAACATCCTGCCTCTGCTGGTGGAATCTATGAATCAACCCAGCACTTCAACGACATCAAGGAGCATCTCCATGTAGTAAAGAGGGACATCGAACATCTCGTCCAGAGGAACATG CCATCAAATGAAAAACCTAAATGTCCAGAGttgccacagttcccatcatgttTATCAACAACACACTTCTTTATATTTGTAACAGTCCAGACTTTACTGTTCATCGGTTACATCATGTATAG